From one Dermacentor andersoni chromosome 1, qqDerAnde1_hic_scaffold, whole genome shotgun sequence genomic stretch:
- the LOC126518664 gene encoding uncharacterized protein, with protein MPPLGKMSEFDQKTQNFESYLERFEHFLTANDIVDAKRIPVFLTVIGPEAYEVLRSPVVPAAPGEKSYAEVKLLLKEHYSPRSSVMAERCKFNRRVQQEGESVEGFIVELKHLVRKCDYGDFLQDALRDRLVAGIQNEETQRALFADRELTFDGTCKIALDRELAARDTEQLRSREREAPELVVKSRPHQYQRPANPKHVGARKNEKCARCRRGHSSEECWHKNFVAIVRL; from the coding sequence ATGCCGCCACTGGGAAAGATGTCTGAGTTCGACCAGAAAACGCAAAACTTCGAGTCGTACTTAGAGCGTTTTGAACATTTCTTAACGGCTAATGATATAGTCGACGCAAAGCGCATTCCCGTCTTTTTGACAGTCATAGGACCAGAGGCTTACGAAGTGCTGAGAAGTCCTGTTGTGCCGGCAGCCCCGGGAGAAAAGTCATACGCAGAAGTTAAACTCCTCCTGAAGGAGCACTACAGCCCCAGGAGTTCCGTAATGGCAGAACGTTGCAAGTTCAACCGGCGCGTACAACAGGAGGGCGAAAGCGTGGAGGGGTTCATCGTGGAACTTAAACATTTAGTCAGGAAGTGTGACTACGGTGACTTTTTGCAAGACGCCCTCCGAGATAGGCTGGTTGCTGGCATACAGAACGAAGAGACCCAGCGTGCTCTGTTTGCTGATCGAGAGCTGACATTTGATGGCACTTGCAAGATCGCCCTGGATAGAGAACTAGCGGCGCGAGACACTGAACAACTGCGGTCAAGAGAACGAGAGGCACCCGAGCTGGTCGTGAAAAGCCGACCACACCAGTATCAGAGACCAGCTAATCCTAAGCATGTTGGAGCCCGCAAGAACGAAAAATGCGCAAGATGCCGCAGGGGACACTCGTCGGAAGAATGTTGGCACAAAAACTTTGTCGCAATAGTTCGGCTGTAG